A segment of the Amia ocellicauda isolate fAmiCal2 chromosome 5, fAmiCal2.hap1, whole genome shotgun sequence genome:
aaatatgttttttgttttgtggccGATTTAAGACCAAAGCTGCcgaggtaaaaaaaaatgaattgtctCATTGTCTGCTCTAATCAGTTTTGGGTATAGAGTAGTTGGACCAGTGCTGTATGTTTATAGTTCTGCAACAGACGACACTGGTGATCGGGACAGCTTATTTCAGTTGGGCGCTCACTAATTTGCTATGCTGATGAGGTATATTGCCTCATGTGGCTATCAAACCACAgagaaaaatgtaattcaacTATTTGTTTTGGCAACCCATTTTTAACCACCCAGACTATGAAAAACGACCCTGTAGTATCttactacagtactacatgtacacttaaacatactgcttactgtactgaatactttcacatgcagacaaagtttctccaggaactttagcattctagttactattattattttagtgggtgttttttttttttttttgctttttttttgcttggTGTGGCCGAGGGCTTTCCAGGTAAGGTTTTAGCCAAGCCATATCCTAGCGCCACCCTTGCCTTGCCCTAACCTGGTCATGGGAGCAGACTGTTGAAAGTCTTGCTTTGGCAGGGGGGTGGTACCCTTGCAGGTCACCTAGTATGTATCCTCTGTTGATGGAGCATGTTTCAGATGGTCTTCCTTGAAATGTGGGGGACCCTCACTTCCTTCAAATGTGACTGGAGATACGTGTtgcaacatacacacaaactTTACAGCTCAGAAACCTAGAAATTACTCTCAGGATACagggaaaaaagtaaaacaaaagctGTCATCTCCATTCAAATGAATAATCAACTGCCCACTGAACAtgctaacaacaacaacaatactaatATAATGCCTACAGACAACTAAAGAACCATCAACAAAAGGGGACATATTACAGAACCGTGTTTATCTTtcttgtgtgtgtatctattttACTAACACAGAATGAGGCATTGCAGGAACCACTGACTGAAGAGAGAGTGACCAAGATGTTAGATCGAGGAActcatttgagaaatcaatacaatttaatGTCATAACAACAAGGAACAACCCTACACTAAAGatgtttaatatttgtattatttacataAATTCAGACTGCAGTAGCATATTAGACAAGTAGCATTAACCtagataaatgtattatttcacaCAACACCAAGGAAAAAACAATCAGACACCAACATGGCAGTATGTGGTAGCTTAACCTAATCATATAGGGTGTACAAACACCAGCAAAGGAAACAATGTCTGTTTGTGGGTGCTCATTTTAAAGGGTCAGAACAAAGAACTGAATATACAACTATCATCTTACACAGAGTCCTAAACAGTAATTAGTAACAAAAAATGTAGTCGTAGTACAATGCCGACATAGTATCAATAGCCAGGACTGTGTCTACTATCTATGTATTTGCACCCTGAATTTCAGAAGTGGatcataaaatatttttaaaaaatcaagATTCAGGAAAATAATTACTCTTAATGAACatcttaaagcacatcttattAAAGAACACAAATATCAATATTGATTCATATCAGTGCATGACAGGAAAAAGGCtgatatattaatgtatattaacATTTACACAGAgaactaattatatatatatatatatatatatataattttattttttgtgttcttgTTATTTAACTAACTGAGAGGGAAATGCAGCCACCTAAGagtaaagcagtttgcaaattAACAAACAAGTTACCTATCTCCATTAATGAATGGCGTGTTTACACAGTCGCATATGAGTTACTGTATGTTCTCTAATTGGGTTGGTCCCTTTGGGGTTATAATAAGGGGgcttaaaaaaattacatttacgGTTTTTAGACAGAAGCAAGTTGGAGACCTCTGGATATCAACTCAAGCACCAGCCAAGGTAAGATTAACACTGTTCTTCAATTTAATTGCTACAATTTGAATTACTCATAATAGGTATTTGCAGTAATTCAAGACTTGCAGTACACAATTGAGATCTAAACAATTGGCATTTGACATGGCATGAGTTATCTGCTTTTCTAGAAATAAGCAATCATATTAGTATAGGgctttttttgcatttaaatgtattatcttgatgTATTTCTTAAGAAGAGCAATCTATTAATAATACTTCTGGCATTTTTTATGCACTTAAAACTAACATATAGTAGAGTCTTTTCatagcatttatttttgtattgctgcGGTAAAGCTAgattatttcaaaatgaagatgctgttcattaatgtattattgtataataTGACTATATTGTTGCTTCAAGCAGCTTCAATATTTAAAGGTTATTTAGCACTGTAAAGGGCTGCTAAAGTAATTTCAACTGAACTTTGAAAACTAGGGATGCTAAGTGttttaaactaaatattttttctAACTAACTATGGCAGCTTTTTTCTGTAAAGATCTACTCTTAATGCATACATTCAGAATTTTTATGAGTACTGAAGCAAAAAGGAATCATTTTGTCACATTTTACAGATAAAGGAACAATATTATAGGTTTGTGCTTTATCCCCAACATTAATCTAATTAATCAAACACCCTCACTCCAAATTACATTCATCAACACCACTGCAGGTGGAAGATGGAAGTGCGTCTTGTGCTGAAGGCAGCTGGCTTCATATGTCTGGACGTGGTGGGCATCCCAGGGAACCTGACCGTGTTCCTCTTCTTCTGCTACCTGCGTCTGTCCGACGGCCACCTATCGCTCAATGACCTCATCCTGAGCAAGCTGGCGTTTGTCAACCTGGTGGTGGTCCTGTGCCGTGGAATCCCACAGGCCTTAACTGCACTTGGCATCCAGAACCTCTTTGGGGAATATGGCTGCAAAGTGGTCATCTTCACATACCGAATAGGCCGTGCCATGTCCATCTGTATCACCTCCCTCCTCAGCTGCTACCAATGCATAATCATCGCCCCTGGATCAACCCGGTGGATGGTGCTGAAGCAGAGGTTCCCCAAATGCATCCCTCAGATCATCTTGCTGCTCTATGGGCTGAATATTGCAGTGTGCCCTGCTGGATTTGTCTTTGCTTCAACAGTTCCCAACTCCACCATCCCAGAGTACACCCTGAACTTGGAGTTCTGTATTGTGGCAttccccggcttcaaggcattcatggCCAATGGAGTCATGTACATAATTCGTGATTTTGCCTTTGTGGGCATCATGGCTGGTGCAGCCATTTATATTGTCCTGATTCTGTACCACCACAGGAAGCAGATGAGGGGCATGCATGGCTCGGATCGGAACCAGAGAAAAACAGCAGAGGCGTCCAAGTCAGTGCTCATGCTTGTGACCATGTATGTCATCCTGTTTGGCCTGGACAATGTAATGTGGGTTTACACACTCTGTGTCACCCGTGTCCACCCTGCTGTATCAGACACGCGGGTCTTTTTCGCCTCCTGCTACTCTGCCCTCAGCCCAGTCTTCATCATCACCACCAACAAAAAGATTGCAGCCAGACTGAACTGCTTTTCCCATGGCCAGGAAGAAAAAATCAGTACTACAGAAACCACCGTCTCCCACATACCCACAGGGCTATGAAACAGGTAGCCTCTGATACTTATTCCTCTCAGTGTCTGCAGTGCAAGAAATACAGTTTAACTAAAAATGTGGATGTGGTAAACATTTCTCCAACAAAACAAGAATTTTGAACAAGATTTTTCTAGTATATTGTCatgttatatacagtatatggcTGGTAGACAGAAGTTTAGGTGTATGTAtcatgtaataataaaaacttgtTTAAAACACCTAAAATATGTGTAATTACCTAagctatttatttctttatttcaacTGGTTTGGTCTTTCATAAAATACTAATTATTAAGATGAACTACTCTATATCATTTCTATATACAGGGCTCTACACTTACTGCACAAGCCATAATTAGTGGCACATAAATAGTTAATATCTCATGttcaaatgaaaagcaaatgcaACAATGCACATGACATGTACATATATGCACACAAAGCAGTGCTGTTGCAAACTCAAacgttttccatttgtttttttgtttactatatatatatatatatatatatatatatatatatatatatatatatatatatacactcacctaaaggattattaggaacacctgttcaatttctcattaatgcaattatctaaccaaccaatcacatggcagttgcttcaatgcatttaggggtgtggtcctggtcaagacaatctcctgaactccaaactgaatgtctgaatgggaaagaaaggtgatttaagcaattttgagcgtggcatggttgttggtgccagacgggccggtctgagtatttcacaatctgctcagttactgggattttcacgcacaaccatttctagggtttacaaagaatggtgtgaaaagggaaaaacatccagtatgcagcagtcctgtgggcgaaaatgccttgttgatgctagaggtcagaggagaatgggccgactgattcaagctgatagaagagcaactttgactgaaataagcactcgttacaaccgaggtatgcagcaaagcatttgtgaagccacaacacgtacaaccttgaggcggatgggctacaacagcagaagaccccaccgggtaccactcatctccactacaaataggaaaaagaggctacaatttgcacaagctcaccaaaattggacagttgaagactggaaaaatgttgcctggtctgatgagtctcgatttctgttgagacattcagatggtagagtcagaatttggcgtaaacagaatgagaacatggatccatcatgccttgttaccactgtgcaggctggtggtggtggtgtaatggtgtgggggatgttttcttggcacactttaggccccttagtgccaattgggcatcgtttaaatgccacggcctacctgagcattgtttctgaccatgtccatccctttatgaccaccatgtacccatcctctgatggctacttccagcaggataatgcaccatgtcacaaaggtcgaattatttcaaattggtttcttgaacatgacaatgagttcactgtactaaactggcccccacagtcaccagatctcaacccaatagagcatctttgggatgtggtgtaacgggtgcttcatgccctggatgtgcatcccacaaatctccatcaactgcaagatgctatcctatcaatatgggccaacatttctaaagaatgctttcagcaccttgttgaatcaatgccacgtagaaataaggcagttctgaaggcgaaagggggtcaaacacagtattagtatggtgttcctaataatcctttaggtgagtgtataattgaATATTTATGACACTAATTTCATCATATAGTCCGAGGCTTCTGCAGCACTGTGCTATGGCTGTGCAACACACTTCCAGAGGCTCTGAGAAGAGCCTCTACACATAATAGTTTAAAGACCTGTCTTCAAAATCACCTTTTTGAAAAAAGGTTATAAGGATCTTTTAGTTACAAGTGTTTAAATCCTCCTAGCCCTTTTATTGCTTACTCTCCTTTAGTGGCTAACctaccctgctaacacacaatgtagctgtttgttttcttgcttgctttgttttgtcagtatgtactgtactgctgtatcgCCTGTCTTTACTATGTCTGGTTTGACTCTTGCTTGAGTGTAGCATGTGGGTATAATAAGAGggcattataaatacaatgtataattatcattattattacgtagttgaggaggtaaagaaacagaTGTAGCTTAATTGCGAGACACACACCATTTCAAGAAACGGGAAAGGCTGAGTACTTTGTGCAGTTTTAACAGATCCAATGTGCCGTCCTTGATGGACAACTTTGCAGCCCTGCTGTTGCTGAGTACTACTGTAACTGAgtttgttttaatgacgagACGGCTAATGTCAGCTAGTAGGTGATTGGATATTGAGCCAAATGAACCCACTGCAACACTGGGTCATAAACATAATTCATGGGACTTGTAGTTTTCGTTGCTTTCTCGGTTAATTGGGACAATCTACAATCGAACTGCATTTCCCACATAATAATTTCAATGTAGTACTTCATTATGGACTTCAAAAATTGTATTCGCATTGTGCACCCAAATTATATCTAACATTCACACAATATTAATTTTTACTCGCAAGTAAAGTGCccacactgtagagccctggtaTGTGTGACGTGTGTGCTTTATCGGTGTCCCTATGCTTTGAAGACACACAGACAATATACACAGGTCACAATGCTGGAAGTTGCATCTCCTTGTCAAGATAACTCAATGCCAAAGGCCAAATGACCGATGAAATGTGAGAGGCCAAATGGCCGATGTAAGTGACAGAACACCAACTCCTTTCACAGATCAATACTTCATTGAACAAAGAGGTAACACATGAATTAAAGATATACCTCAGaaaattttgtgtttttattcttgctattaaaaaaaaatacagaaaatgtttgaaattaagtatgaaaataaagcaataaagtGTGATATTCCTGACTATGATAATTTGAGAAATGTAGTCTAAATAATATTCAGAAGActgaatttgtgtgtgtatcatcTTTATGAACCAATCTAATTATATAGTTGGAGAATTGCCACTTAATTAATAATTGGACTCAGAGAAATTTGTTAACAAAATACTGGTAACATTCGTTACATCTCGTGTCTGTGCCGGTTACAAACGTTCAGTTCCACCTACAGACAGCATAATGATCACGGAAGAATAAAAAGGCTGTTCATTCTTAGGGCCTTGGATGCAAAATAAACTACCCATTAGTGAGGGTATTTTCAATCTCTGGTGATACAACGATATTCTaaatttagaaatgtattttgtgtctgctTAGTTACGAACATTATGACGGCtactaaattgaaaaataaactggTCTTTGTTGAAATCATATCATGGGGCAAACTCACGAAAAGGAGGCTAGTGAGCCTAGCTTTGACAGAATTGACATCTGTGTCCTTTACCTTATTTATCGTGACCAGTAATGCCAACGCAGGAAAACCAGCCCAAAACAGGCATCCAGTGGACATCTTTGTAAGGTAAGTGCATTGGAAGATGATGTGAGATAATGTAAACTAGGGGCCGACAGATGTATCAGAGCACCGATATTATCAGCCgatattggccttttacagaaatattggTATCTGCACATATTCATCTGATAATGCACTAAAACATTCTCAAACTATtggcaaaatgtttttttcaaattaccataaaatcctttgtcagacttcagacaaaaaataaatacatgtttatttggttttacagttattagatttatttaccatagttttttttaacaaattcaTAGTGATTCTCAGCACAGCAGCACCGCTGATACACTACTGAACGCCgtggagaaacaaaaatacacccactgtgaaacacagttttcaaaatgaataatagtaactaaaataaacacatttaaaaagtaaatgtttgCTTGCTGGATATCAGTCgccaaatgacaagcaagctcagatcacagtgaGAAATCTcctctcagacaatgttggaaTTAAGTTATacacaatatttataaaattatttcaaatcctacattgTGTTTTGGCTATGATTCAGATCACAATACTAGGGTTGTGACAAAGTTCGAATCCACATTCGTTGATGTCGAACTTTGCAAATGTTTAGCAAATCCGAATTCTGTCGTATACTAAACcaaacaaattcaaatttgtAGCAAAATATTTTTGTCTAACCATTGCAACATGCACATGCATGAAGCCAGTCCGCTTATTCACCCAGTACgttccacattttattttagagaGAGATGGGATGATGTGATCGTTACCAAGTTGACCAAGGGTGTAATGCTGCTAGAGCTCACCAGAGCACCATTCCGGCACTTTAAAATCCATTCAAGGCAGAACTCCACGTCTGACAGAGGGGTGTAGTGGAGTGGTGCGGTCATTTAAGGATCTATACGATCAATGCTGTTTATATGTGGAATGGGCATGATTTTCAATTTTTTCCAAATTGTTACGTCATTTACTCGAGTATTTGGGATTGACTCTTACCTCCTCTGGGGCATTTTTCTTGGTCACAGAACTGATGCCAAATGTgcacataataaaaaaaacactgcatgtaaaTTCCCCTTATGATGCTCATCACAGCAGGTTACTGCCTAACAAGTGCTAGTTCCACTAAATTGAATGTACTACCAAGTAGTAAAGTAACTAGTAATACTGGTATTAGATACTTGTTAAGAACTTACGAAACCATGTTCATTAGTAACTTTGCATCTCTCAACAGTTAATTCAAACTGTCTGAAGACTCATACAATTATAGTTTGAAAAGTGAAGTAAAAGTAATAAAAGCACTCCTAGTTTTAGGACAATGAGTGGATGTTTACTTCAGCTCTCTTTCACATTTaaggaatttaaataaaatgtgttaaatatttcaatttttgtaATAAAACTGGTAGCAAACTGATTTTTTACAGTAATACTGGCAATAGCCTACCACCCCTCAACCTACAGCTAAATACACAACATCCATATTCGCATTTGCGTCCGCATGGATTTAATGCTCTAAAATCCACAGTCGACGGATCCGGATTTCTGTCAGCAATACTTTTAACATATGCAAACAAAAACggtctccaaatgacaagcaagctcgGATCAtagtaaaacatctaaagaaaatgagtgaaaaaagcatctctcagacaatgttggataaaactgaaactatacattatatttataaaactatttaaaatcctACATTGTGTTTTGGCTATGATTCGTATTGCAAAACGTATAACATAagtattaaataagttacattattgagggcatttttaaatgcaaaaaaaacctTTTACATACGTTTTTGTAAAAGAAATGTTCACCAATACACTGTATGCATTTTGGATAATAAAATTGTAATATCCTGTCATTAATCATATCTGTGTGGGAGTTTATAATGTTATGCCATATATTTCTGGTAAAACTGGACAAAAAGTATAGTCTGTGGTAACCTTGTACTTGTGTCTATAATATACTAGGGAGCCATTTCTAATGAAGTAGCTGACATTAAAAACTTGACTCACCTGGACATGGGATCTAGGTTCATTATAACAATTGTATTACATTCATATTTCATGAAAAGGTTTTCCCACTGTGTCAGTATTAAGCTCATTTGGAAACCAAGTTACATACCATACCTGTTGCATCTTTTGATTTGAACCTCTAATATCTCCAATGTCCCAGGTCAAATTATCTTTcgcattttaattaatgtttggAATGACATAGCCTTTCTAATaatgtgttgatacattttggtGCAGGTTTATTAAgattaacatatatatttatctaaGAACTTAAAAAATATTCTAGTCTCAAAATTTCAGTAGTTCTTCAACAATAACAGTACAGAACAATGTGGTTGCTTGTATAATTTCATATTGTAGTATATGGCTGGAAGATGATGAAATACAAATGTCTGACCAGGTGCTGATGAAAATGTAAAGCTTAAAATCTAAACACCTTAGGcctaattcaaattaaatcttaaGGATGCTGAATTGTAGGGTTTCATGATTTAATTCCTGATCCAGCTACACCAGCAAaagtttataaatgtaaattaatatttaGATGAGCCAATATACAGTTTGATAAGTTCTTGTTTAACAGTAATTTATAGTGGTTTATAGAACAAAATGACCAGGCCTTTCTCAATTTTCCACTGAgctgaatgaaaaaataataattcaacatTACTGTACAGCAAGCTTAGGCCTGTAGCAATTAAGCACCCATTTGCCAGAAGCAGCCTTCTTAATTTGTGTATCTTAATTACATTTCCAGAGTAATCtccaaatgtattattagtgtgtaaacataacaaaataaatattaaaatgaattaatagtAGCGAGATATCAAGGCAACATTGtaaacaaagtgaaaaaatTCTGCTCCATCTGCAACCAAGATGTATTACTCCATACAATAATTCTGTATACTACGTAAAGCATAGTACaccatctaactttgcagaattaGGAGCTTTActccattattatttatatcttGGTAAACAGACTTACAAATTATAACCGCAAAACATAAACATgcataaacaaaaaatgtacactcacctaaaggattattaggaacacctgttcaatttctcattaatgcaattatctaaccaaccaatcacatggcagttgcttcaatgcatttaggggtgtggtcctggtcaagacaatctcctgaactccaaactgaatgtctgaatgggaaagaaaggtgatttaagcaattttgagcgtggcatggttgttggtgccagacgggccggtctgagtatttcacaatctgctcagttactgggattttcacgcacaaccatttctagggtttacaaagaatggtgtgaaaagggaaaaacatccagtatgcggcggtcctgtgggcgaaaatgccttgttgatgctagaggtcagaggagaatgggccgactgattcaagctgatagaagagcaactttgactgaaataagcactcgttacaaccgaggtatgcagcaaagcatttgtgaagccacaacacgtacaaccttgaggcggatgggctacaacagcagaagaccccaccgggtaccactcatctccactacaaataggaaaaagaggctacaatttgcacaagctcaccaaaattggacagttgaagactggaaaaatgttgcctggtctgatgagtctcgatttctgttgagacattcagatggtagagtcagaatttggcgtaaacagaatgagaacatggatccatcatgccttgttaccactgtgcaggctggtggtggtggtgtaatggtgtgggggatgttttcttggcacactttaggccccttagtgccaattgggcatcgtttaaatgccacggcctacctgagcattgtttctgaccatgtccatccctttatgaccaccatgtacccattctctaatggctacttccagcaggataatgcaccatgtcacaaaggtcgaatcatttcaaattggtttcttgaacatgacaatgagttcactgtactaaactggcccccacagtcaccagatctcaacccaatagagcatctttgggatgtggtggaacgggagcttcgtgccctggatgtgcatcccacaaatctccatcaactgcaagatgctatcctatcaatatgggccaacatttctaaagaatgctttcagcaccttgttgaatcaatgccacgtagaattaaggcagttctgaaggcgaaagggggtcaaacacagtattagtatggtgttcctaataat
Coding sequences within it:
- the LOC136750515 gene encoding olfactory receptor class A-like protein 1, with the translated sequence MEVRLVLKAAGFICLDVVGIPGNLTVFLFFCYLRLSDGHLSLNDLILSKLAFVNLVVVLCRGIPQALTALGIQNLFGEYGCKVVIFTYRIGRAMSICITSLLSCYQCIIIAPGSTRWMVLKQRFPKCIPQIILLLYGLNIAVCPAGFVFASTVPNSTIPEYTLNLEFCIVAFPGFKAFMANGVMYIIRDFAFVGIMAGAAIYIVLILYHHRKQMRGMHGSDRNQRKTAEASKSVLMLVTMYVILFGLDNVMWVYTLCVTRVHPAVSDTRVFFASCYSALSPVFIITTNKKIAARLNCFSHGQEEKISTTETTVSHIPTGL